One window of Quercus robur chromosome 5, dhQueRobu3.1, whole genome shotgun sequence genomic DNA carries:
- the LOC126725364 gene encoding histidine-containing phosphotransfer protein 4: MERNQMRRQLALMRQSFFDQGFLDEQFIQLEELQDDANPNFVEEVVTLYYRDSSRLILNIDQALERNPLDFNKLDNYMHQFKGSSTSIGAKKVKAECTQFREYCKAGNSEGCMRTFQQLKKEYAILKRKLEAYFQQARQAGPLETACRSRN, translated from the exons ATGGAGAGGAACCAGATGCGCAGGCAGCTTGCCCTCATGAGGCAGTCCTTCTTTGATCAG GGCTTTCTTGATGAACAATTTATCCAACTGGAGGAGCTGCAAGATGATGCTAATCCTAATTTTGTGGAGGAAGTTGTTACATTGTACTACAGGGATTCGTCCAGGCTAATCCTTAACATAGATCAGGCACT GGAGAGGAACCCTCTTGATTTCAATAAGCTGGATAACTATATGCATCAGTTCAAGGGAAGTAGCACAAG CATCGGAGCCAAAAAGGTGAAAGCTGAGTGCACACAGTTTAGGGAATATTGCAAGGCAGGAAATTCAGAAGG ATGCATGAGGACTTTCCAACAGCTGAAGAAAGAATATGCCATTCTCAAAAGGAAGCTTGAAGCTTACTTTCAG CAAGCAAGACAAGCTGGGCCCTTGGAGACAGCATGTCGCTCAAGGAATTGA